From the Salarias fasciatus chromosome 5, fSalaFa1.1, whole genome shotgun sequence genome, the window tgtgtgtgtgtgtgtgtttgtgtgtgtgtgtgtgtgtgggggggggggtttccacCAAGTTCtctagtttcctcccacagaacaaaaacatgcatgtgaggttgtCATAACCCTATGAATgtgaatgtgggtgtgtgtgattgtcttgtgatgaactggtgacctgGCGACacatggatggaaggatggatggatggatggatggatgaatattaGACGTAAGTCATGTCTGTAGTAAAGGAGGACATGAAGATGGTTAAGTGTTGGCCCTGGCCAGGGTGTACcctaaccttgcatagcagatgggcctgcctgattcagttcctaaatcctgcagatccctaGTGAAACTAGTGACtagtgaaatatttccgtggcggacatatgaaactgtccatctggcgtgtcaggttaggTGTACCCTGCCCTCACCCATAAAAAGCTGGGACCCTGAAAGGGATAAACTGTTCAGAAAATGATAAATAATGAGGTGATATGGGCCACACAGTGGTGTCGCAGGCAGCACATTAGTCTAATAGATTAGATTAGATGGATGGTTTGATTGCCATCATGCACTGTAGGACAGAGATCATTCATCCTGCCTCTGCAGTGACTGTGACCTGTTGAATCTCCACCTTCAGAGCGCTGGAGAGTGTGAGGAGCAGTCCGGGGAGCCTGCTTGAAGCCACACAGAGACTTACCATCCACTGAGGTGAGCAGCGGTGTCAGGCGTACCTCCATTCTGCCCGCTTCCTAAACACCAACAGACACACGTTCAGCTAACGAGGCTAAGAGCTGCTCCAACGAGCCCCGTCCCCGCCGATCGCAGTCAGATCTCACCTTGTCGGTAATACATGTCGTTCACCGTGTTGCCATAGACCTTCCACGCGAAGTGAATGGCGATGAGgctgaagatcaaccagctgaGGAGGATTTTGAAGATGCACACTCTCATGTCGTTGGCGAGCCAGTCGTTCACAAACTCGGACAGGAACGACAAGCAGCTGTCGGCGATGCGGGATAAAAACTCAAAGTCCCACTGCTCCTCCATGGCGCGCGCTTACCCAGGCCTCCTGTGCGGTGCCGGGTCAAGTCTCGGTTCGACTAGCTCACTCAAAAATCACCTCTTACTCTGATGGGCATCAGCGCTTCAGCCATCTCTGCAATGTTTGTGTACTCCACTGCGTAGGGAAATCGGAAGTGACGTCTGACGCACCATACTACGTCACTACGTACAACCCACAATCTGTCCGCTCTGCTTCAAGTCCTCCAGTAAAAAGCCAAGTCTAGAATATTTTTGTCCGTCATTTCCAATATTTCCTTATATGAAATAATCATAATTGCGGCCAGTTGGCGGACGCGTTGACGCACTGGCGTAGGTACACAACAACTACAAATTTAAATCttaaataatttattcataTTATATATTACAAGGTTAAAATCCATATGTTTTAATCTTACTTAATAAATgacccagtgtgtgtttgttagatACTGCATGTTTGTGTGGGGTGTGGGGGCGGGACTAGTGGAGCGGATCGAGCATCCTGATTGGCTGCCTGGCTCTGTCATCAGACACCCCGGATGTGCGCTGTGGTAAGAGCAGAATTTGTTTTCTGCCTCTCATTCTTGACAGCTTGTTTGTTGCCGGGCTTCCAATGAAAGTTAACGTGACTGATCAGATTTGCAACACGACGCTTCGACGGGACTAAATCGTAAGTTTTGCTCCCAATTTTAACCTCTTCAGTTTGAAACGATTGGCTGCACGAGTCCAGTTAATACAAGGCCATGAAATTGATCCGTTTGTGTGTGTAGCTTGCTAGCAGTCAGTGTTAGCCGGTTAAGTACAGTCAACATTGACGGAGCTGCAGCGGAATTCGCATTCCAACCTTTATCTTCAGCTTGAAGGAAGCCTTGATCGACAGTGTGCAAGTTCGCAGACACGCTTAACCGAGTCGTAAGTCATCATTAAACCAACGCCAGCTCCCTTTTGCCCTGACCCTCAACTATCAGTTACAGTAATCCGTCGGTGCAGCCGCTtgtctgcagaaacacagcaaCAAGCTCCTACAGCCTGCAATCAGCTTTAAATAGCATTATGCATTTGCTATCTCGGAGTTGTAAGTTCTCCTCAGTAATCATGTGACCTGACTCCAGTATGACTGCTCCTATTCATAAGAGTCTTGAGATGCATGATGTCTAAAGGTTCAGACCAAGTGAAGTCATTTTTAAAGCTTGTTATTGTCATCTGATTGAATTTACAGAGAGTGGGATGGTATCATGGAGAAAGACAATCGTCAAGAAGAGGAGGCACAGGGAGTGAAGATCTGTGATCCTCCGTCTGACAGCAATCCACCTGGTAAATGAAAGACTGCTTTAGAGCTCCAGTTTGACTCTTGGATTTATTATATACATCACAATCCCTTCAAAGGAAATAGTTTCAGGGTTCGAGAGCTGATCCCAGCGAATGATCGAGAAAAGGCAAATACATTGACATAGACTACCAAATACACTCACATCCTCTCCTACAGGAAATCTAAAgttttttggaccgtgggaagAAACAATACCCAAGCACAtgtggggagaacatgcaagcatGACAGTGACCTTCTTGCTTTTTGATGACAGTACTAACCGCTACACAGCAAGCATGTGAccttgtttctttcacttgtaAAATATCAGTTTGAAATTACATAGCATGTTAAATTTATCACAGTTGAGTCAGTCTTTTGCAATAGGCACAATGAGCATGTTAACATTGAAATAACAGTGAAATTGTAATATGATGTGTTGCCctagatttaaagaaaaaaaaagaatgttctTCCTTGCATCCCTCTGGGGAGCTTGCGTCCATCTGGTGGCCTAAACACCACAGTCTGAGAATCAAATGACCTCATCTGAAAACCATCTTTCATCATCGATTCTTAGCCTGACCTCttacaaaacaatacaaatgatGTTGTAAAGTGCAAAATAACACTTGAGCTCTGATGCAGGCATCTGTCTTCACTAGAGGTTCATCGACTTACAGTCTTGGTGTCCCAGAGTTGATCCCTTTAATCTAAACACTCCGAATCTCTTCGCTCAGTACTGACTTGTACAGCTTTATGTAAACTGAAGGCCAATGTTTAACCACCAAAGTAATTTCCATTACACTTTAAACTTGTTATCTGCATTGATATGCGTATGTGACATTCACAGTTCgaactcttacacacacacacaccaccttaCATTTTTACAGTCAGCATGTGAAGCTTTCTGCATGTGCACTTGCTTCAGAAAGATTTATTCCTGCTATTTTTATTGTGTATCCCCCATTTCAGTAATGtccttgtttttgctgacagttttctttcaaataacCACATACTTCTATCGGCCACACCCATGCTGtctcctccagactgcagcGTTTCCCCTTTTTTCTATCTTGTTTTTTGCCTATAAAACTATTCAAATTGCGAACTAAACTATTTGTCCAGGACACTGACCACAAAACAATCCCTGGCCCCCTGGCGACTCTGCTTATTTACTTATCTCAGCATCCCAGCTGAACCTCTCTCATTCATCCTCTTTAATGAGCTTTGTTTTCATTGCAGCTGACACCTTGGCCACCTCGCTCTCCCTCCTGGGGAACCACATGTTTCCCGATCCATCCTGTAGAAATGACAGCGCCGATGTTAACAAGGACGAGCTTGCA encodes:
- the tcta gene encoding T-cell leukemia translocation-altered gene protein homolog, with the protein product MEEQWDFEFLSRIADSCLSFLSEFVNDWLANDMRVCIFKILLSWLIFSLIAIHFAWKVYGNTVNDMYYRQGSGQNGGTPDTAAHLSGWESQVGDTLKTHRD